Proteins encoded in a region of the Isosphaeraceae bacterium EP7 genome:
- a CDS encoding ATP-dependent DNA ligase, giving the protein MKAFADLYATLDETNRTGEKVAALVRYFEHADRADAAWAVYFLIGRRPRQVIPTARLRAWARAQAGVSEWLFEESYHAVGDLAETIALLLPPPDREDDTHLATWVEDRLLPLRTATEGEQHDAVVAAWRSLDTGRRFVLNKLITGSFRVGVSKQLVLRALATVGGIEPATVAHRLMGDWEPTPAYFESLLSLESADADVSRPYPFCLAHALDGLPEDSLGPVTDWHAEWKWDGIRAQLIRRQGRTFVWTRGEELVTDRYPELAEIGPYLPDGTSIDGEILPWRDGEVMPFAQLQRRIGRKVVGKKLLADVPVVLMAFDLLEDAGQDTRNWPLELRRSRLEEIIRASGWDGRIVASPVVDPTSWDDLAEARADSRGRNVEGLMLKRKGSPYRVGRVRGDWWKWKIVPLTVDAVLTAAQRGSGKRASLYTDYTFALWDEGHLVPVAKAYSGLTDAEIRRVDNFVRRNTVDKFGPVRSVKPLLVFELAFEGIQRSPRHKSGVAVRFPRIVRWREDKVPAEADQLKALRAQLPEMPRS; this is encoded by the coding sequence ATGAAGGCGTTCGCCGACCTGTACGCCACGCTCGACGAGACCAACCGCACCGGCGAGAAGGTGGCCGCGCTCGTCCGATATTTCGAGCATGCCGACCGCGCCGACGCCGCCTGGGCGGTCTACTTCCTGATCGGGCGCAGGCCCCGTCAGGTCATCCCCACGGCCCGGCTGCGGGCCTGGGCCCGAGCCCAGGCGGGCGTCAGCGAGTGGTTGTTCGAGGAGTCGTACCACGCCGTCGGCGACCTCGCCGAAACCATCGCGTTGCTCCTACCTCCCCCCGACCGGGAGGATGACACGCACCTCGCGACCTGGGTCGAGGATCGCCTGCTTCCCCTACGCACCGCGACCGAAGGAGAGCAACACGACGCCGTCGTGGCGGCCTGGCGGTCGCTCGATACCGGGCGTCGGTTCGTGCTGAACAAGCTCATCACGGGCTCGTTTCGCGTGGGCGTTTCCAAGCAGCTGGTGCTCAGGGCGCTGGCGACGGTGGGGGGAATTGAGCCGGCGACGGTGGCACATCGGTTGATGGGAGACTGGGAACCGACCCCGGCCTACTTTGAAAGCCTGCTCTCCCTCGAATCGGCCGATGCCGACGTCAGCCGCCCCTACCCGTTCTGCCTGGCTCATGCCCTGGACGGCTTGCCCGAGGATTCGCTGGGGCCCGTGACCGACTGGCACGCCGAGTGGAAATGGGACGGGATCCGGGCGCAGCTCATCCGCAGGCAAGGACGCACGTTCGTCTGGACTCGCGGCGAGGAACTGGTCACGGACCGCTATCCCGAGCTCGCCGAGATCGGCCCTTACTTACCCGACGGCACCTCGATCGACGGCGAGATTCTCCCGTGGCGCGATGGCGAGGTGATGCCGTTCGCGCAGCTCCAGCGGCGGATCGGCCGCAAGGTCGTCGGCAAGAAGCTGCTTGCCGACGTTCCGGTCGTACTCATGGCCTTCGACCTGCTGGAGGATGCCGGGCAGGATACGAGGAACTGGCCGCTGGAGCTTCGCCGGTCGAGGCTCGAGGAAATCATTCGGGCCTCGGGCTGGGACGGTCGGATCGTGGCCTCGCCGGTGGTCGACCCCACCTCGTGGGACGACCTGGCCGAGGCGCGTGCCGATAGCCGTGGCCGGAATGTCGAGGGCTTGATGCTCAAGCGCAAAGGGTCGCCCTATCGCGTGGGACGGGTGCGCGGCGACTGGTGGAAGTGGAAGATCGTGCCGCTGACCGTCGACGCAGTGCTCACCGCCGCCCAGCGAGGCAGCGGCAAGCGGGCCAGCCTGTACACCGATTACACGTTTGCCCTCTGGGACGAGGGCCATCTCGTGCCGGTGGCCAAGGCGTATTCGGGCCTCACCGACGCGGAGATCCGCCGGGTCGACAACTTCGTCAGGCGGAACACGGTCGACAAATTCGGGCCCGTCCGCAGCGTCAAGCCGCTGCTCGTCTTCGAGCTCGCCTTCGAGGGGATCCAGCGCTCCCCCCGCCACAAGTCGGGCGTGGCCGTCCGCTTTCCGAGGATCGTCCGCTGGCGCGAAGACAAGGTCCCGGCCGAAGCCGATCAGCTCAAAGCGTTGCGAGCCCAGCTTCCGGAGATGCCTCGATCCTAG